A single region of the Kwoniella botswanensis chromosome 1, complete sequence genome encodes:
- a CDS encoding mitochondrial division protein 1 produces the protein MPSSRDDHDKPLRQALDPISSPYMSSINGTLSIAKEVLMGSFQSEHRRSESTRILSDLAPSLMQPRFLNAASTYGPSRSLGKPPSRPSSLMRLPTSLPYGISNVGVKPTSSSLAIIEAVDRLSALSLTTPEEGLAGDQPSLIKGFKATIPSSELAKQRRRLIRGGIIDQDLGNEKLGLKKLGDRARGLLTNHEEDQEGEGELDIGRKAKRRKRQRESRRISEGRHLEGKLHLEDLVQQADEIQQDKENLHVRQSLIHAEILEVSAKIDALEDIRRRLETSLLHLQEEDLELDDELEGVQELMASPAIKSAAGTRALPPSTAAAVTKKSSRRRKGPAFLPSEHDELPKGVAFMTLNGHTGPITALDFNEPYGMLVTAGQDDVVKVWDLCDGEEIGQLRGHTGTVKALQVEDTLCLTGGSDGAIRLWDLRMVEDYEERLQTKLEELARQDPLERIANQNQKLHDEHDDDGEDLGKEKDEFDWEEGPSHITQATQVDIASPCVRTLEGHSKSVTALYYEDGCLVTGSSDKTIRQWDVATGQCVLTMDILWAISNPPPAPAPTPAPAPKLRHRSSTSFGSIHYDDILPSPGASLVGMSGASLLSAVAGNQFAVPTPPYADGSWEMYQDFVGGVQFWGYALASGSGDGGVRMWDMRTGQAHRTLAGHTAPVTCLQFDEMNIVTGSLDKTIRIWDLRMGQASEVHRYEYPVTALQFDSRKVVACTGENGLENYNRTTHQHSRLITNGHIKPVEKMRFIDKYLVSGGRDGAAKVWAM, from the exons ATGCCTTCGTCTCGCGATGATCACGACAAACCCCTCCGTCAGGCTTTAGATCCAATCTCCTCACCTTACATGTCATCTATCAATGGGACCTTGTCAATCGCCAAGGAAGTATTGATGGGGTCATTTCAATCTGAACATCGTCGTTCGGAAAGTACAAGGATTCTCTCTGACC TCGCACCATCATTAATGCAACCTCGTTTCCTCAATGCAGCTAGTACCTACGGACCCTCTCGATCACTTGGTAAACCTCCCTCCAGACCTAGCTCATTGATGAGATTACCCACCTCTCTACCCTACGGAATAAGTAACGTCGGCGTTAAACctacttcatcctccttaGCAATAATAGAAGCAGTAGATAGATTATCTGCTTTATCACTTACTACCCCCGAAGAGGGTCTAGCAGGCGATCAACCAAGTTTGATCAAAGGTTTTAAAGCTACTATACCTTCATCAGAATTGGCCAAACAGCGTAGAAGATTGATAAGAGGTGGTATCATAGATCAGGATTTGGGTAATGAGAAGTTAGGTTTGAAGAAATTAGGAGATAGAGCTAGAGGCTTGTTGACCAAccatgaagaagatcaagaaggagaaggggaattGGATATTGGTAGGAAAGcgaaaagaaggaaaagacaGAGAGAATCTAGAAGGATAAGTGAAGGTAGACATTTGGAGGGGAAGTTGCATTTGGAAGATTTGGTTCAGCAGGCGGATGAAATTCAGCAGGATAAAGAGAATTTACATGTAAGACAG TCCCTCATACACGCTGAGATACTGGAAGTCTCGGCCAAGATTGATGCCTTAGAAGACATCCGGCGGCGACTTGAAACTTCTCTGCTACATTtacaggaagaagatttaGAGCTGGATGATGAGCTGGAAGGGGTACAGGAATTGATGGCTTCTCCAGCTATCAAATCTGCTGCCGGTACAAGAGCTTTACCCCCTTCTACTGCCGCGGCTGTGACCAAGAAAAgctcgagaagaaggaaaggacCGGCTTTCCTGCCTTCTGAACATGACGAGTTGCCCAAAGGAGTCGCgttcatg ACCCTCAACGGACACACTGGACCTATAACGGCATTAGATTTCAACGAGCCTTATGGTATGTTGGTCACTGCTGGACAAGATGATGTAGTTAAGGTATGGGATTTGTGCGATGGAGAAGAAATTGGTCAACTACGAGGACATACTGGAACAGTCAAAGCCTTACAGGTCGAAGATACTCTATGTCTTACTGGTGGTTCAGATGGTGCTATCAGATTATGGGATTTGAGGATGGTAGAGGATTACGAAGAGAGATTGCAAACAAAATTGGAAGAATTGGCCAGACAGGATCCATTGGAGAGAATAGcgaatcagaatcagaaacTACACGAcgaacatgatgatgatggtgaagatttgggtaaagagaaagatgaatttgattgggaagaaggacCAAGTCACATCACTCAAGCAACCCAGGTTGATATTGCTAGTCCGTGTGTAAGGACTCTAGAAGGGCATAGTAAGAGTGTGACTGCACTATACTATGAAGATGGATGCTTGGTCACTGGATCATCGGATAAGACGATAAGACAATGGGATGTGGCTACCGGACAATGTGTTTTGACGATGGATATTCTATGGGCAATATCTAACCCACCCCCGGCTCCTGCTCCTACCCCTGCTCCAGCACCGAAACTACGACATCGATCTTCGACTTCCTTCGGATCAATACATTACGATGATATCCTCCCGTCACCTGGTGCGTCCCTCGTCGGTATGTCAGGCGCGAGTCTACTAAGTGCTGTAGCTGGAAACCAATTCGCCGTACCCACCCCACCGTATGCGGATGGTTCCTGGGAGATGTATCAGGATTTCGTAGGTGGTGTGCAATTCTGGGGATACGCCCTGGCCAGTGGgagtggtgatggtggagtGAGAATGTGGGATA TGAGGACCGGTCAGGCACATCGAACACTGGCTGGACACACTGCACCAGTGACATGTCTCCAATTCGACGAGATGAATATCGTCACAGGCAGTTTAGACAAAACCATTCGA ATTTGGGACTTGCGAATGGGTCAAGCATCCGAAGTGCACCGATACGAATATCCCGTTACAGCCTTACAGTTCGACAGTCGGAAGGTTGTAGCATGTACGGGTGAGAATGGATTGGAGAATTATAATAGGACAACACATCAACATTCCAGATTGATCACGAATGGACATATCAAACCtgttgagaagatgaggttcATCGATAAGTATCTGGTCTCCGGAGGTAGAGATGGAGCGGCGAAAGTGTGGGCGATGTGA